Part of the Pedobacter roseus genome is shown below.
TGTTATGCGTACTGTGCATCCTGTAGATATTAAATTAATCGAAGCGTTTCAGCAGAACCTTTTACGTGTACAGATCAAAAAAGGACAGATACTTTTCAACGAGAACGAGTTATGTGAATACATGTATTTCATTGTTAAAGGTGCGTTAATGGGCTGTACCACACATAATAAGAGAAAAATCACCACTTATATATCTGTTGAGCACGATTTTGTAAGTTCCATTTCGGGGCTTCATGGCTCTGACTATTCCCATGAATATGTGGTAGCGGTAGAAGATACCCAATTGCTTGCCATGCACAACAGCGAGCTTAACCGGCTTTTTTCCCATCATTTCGAACTGAATTATATTTTCAGGGTGGTTTTGGAAAAATATTACAAAGATGCCCAGCAACGTGCGCATATTATACGTGTAGGGAATGCCAAAGAAAGATACCTCTATTTTGCCAAAACCAATCCCGGTTATTTAGACCGTTTACCCTTAGAGCTAATCGCCTCGCTGCTGAATGTTAAAACCTCAACGCTTTTATCCATCAGAAAAAGCTTTACTCTTCCTAAAAATCAAAATGAAGAACTTGAAGAATGGGGCAAAAAGTTGGAGATGCATGTAAATAAACAACAGTCATTTCGGAATAAGGATATCAGGCTCCACGCGCTCGCTAAAGATATAGGAATAAGTAGTCATCGGCTTTCGGTTGTATTGAACCGTTATTTCAACAAAAGTTTTATCGATTACATTAACCAGTACCGCATAAACTGGATTAAAGAAAGCATCAGGAACCCTGAGATTATGCAAAACTTTACTTTGGAAGCATTGGCCTATAGTGCAGGCTTTTCTTCGCGAAGCGCCTTTTACATTGCTTTCAAAAAATTTGTCGGGATGAGTCCCTTGGAATACTCGAAAAACCTAAATAAGTAAAAAACATTGATCTAACGTTTTTGTTACGAAAAATAGCTTATAAGGTATTTTTGTTGATATAGTTGTGTTGATTTATAATACAGGACAAACTTGTTTCTGCAAACTATGTAATAAGGATTTCGATTAATTATTTTAGTATATCAAACATAAACTATAGGATTTATAGGTTAATAGAATTGCTAAAATTGATTAAACTATGATTAGAATGATGCGCTCATCAGATTGGGAGGAAGTTAGTGCGATTTATCGGGAAGGAATTGAAACAGGAACTGCAAGTTTTAGAACGCCTGATATTTCCTGGAAGGATTGGGATTCATCGCACCTTAAAGGCTGCAGATTTGTGGCGCTACAAGATAAAGAAATCATAGGTTGGAGTGCGCTTTTGCCTGTGGTAGCAAATTATGATGCTAATGGTGTTGGAGAAATCGAAGTTTACGTTAAATCGGGATATAAAGGGCAGGGTATAGGTTCATCTTTATTAAATGCGTTAATTACAGAAAGTGATAAAAAG
Proteins encoded:
- a CDS encoding helix-turn-helix domain-containing protein produces the protein MSEHLHYHQANSEDVGLVLDVMRTVHPVDIKLIEAFQQNLLRVQIKKGQILFNENELCEYMYFIVKGALMGCTTHNKRKITTYISVEHDFVSSISGLHGSDYSHEYVVAVEDTQLLAMHNSELNRLFSHHFELNYIFRVVLEKYYKDAQQRAHIIRVGNAKERYLYFAKTNPGYLDRLPLELIASLLNVKTSTLLSIRKSFTLPKNQNEELEEWGKKLEMHVNKQQSFRNKDIRLHALAKDIGISSHRLSVVLNRYFNKSFIDYINQYRINWIKESIRNPEIMQNFTLEALAYSAGFSSRSAFYIAFKKFVGMSPLEYSKNLNK
- a CDS encoding GNAT family N-acetyltransferase, whose translation is MMRSSDWEEVSAIYREGIETGTASFRTPDISWKDWDSSHLKGCRFVALQDKEIIGWSALLPVVANYDANGVGEIEVYVKSGYKGQGIGSSLLNALITESDKKGIWMLQAGIFLQNSALLKIHEKAGFRVVGYREKIGKAKGVWQDNLLVERRNKLIA